A window of the Polaribacter sp. HaHaR_3_91 genome harbors these coding sequences:
- a CDS encoding glycoside hydrolase N-terminal domain-containing protein, producing MKMPWINIHNKFIKKFAYVTLIAFTFFSCTQKEEIKEASPLNIWFNQPTNKWNEGLPIGNGNLGAMIYGTPKKEIICLNEETIWTGGKDYNRDKKDAGKHIAAIQKLLFDEKYMEAEAMVQDKILADRLPTGSDTYQMLGNLFIETPNLDSISNYKRALDINKSVVTTNFKSNDVQYTRTYFSSFPDKAMVYKFTADQKGKINISSWVKRNEQTKISVSENSIEFSEHVGNGHGVKFHALVHFETKGGTSTVKDGKLVITDADEVQIKVVASSNYRGLDFEQENHKVINKIAKTSYNDLLDRHVADYQSLFNRLSFKLSDSKGDDSPTDVRLQKVKKGVTDNYLTQLQYQFGRYLLISSSRPGTLPANLQGIWATGFTPPWNSDYHININVQMNYWMAEMTNLAECHEPFLEYIDGLREMGRITAKKTYNSRGFVAHHTSNIWHATAANGKARYGMWPMGAGWSAQHLFTHYEYTEDKEYLKNKAYPIMKEAALFFVDFMVKDPRTGLFVTGPSVSPENNFLTKDGKKATLNMGPTMDREIVFELFRNCIAAAEILNIDQDFSAILKQKIKQMPPLEIGKDGRLLEWVGELKEAEPGHRHISHLYALHPSNQISKSKTPELFEAAKKTIEGRLSKGGGHTGWSRAWIINFYARLLEGNKAYENIIALQRKSTLPNLLDVHPPFQIDGNFGVVSGITEMLMQSHNGEVHVLPALPEAWASGSIKGIVAKKGFEIDMTWELGKLKTLVVTSKLGNTLKLRYNDDVKEIATKKGEVLTFNY from the coding sequence ATGAAAATGCCCTGGATAAACATCCACAATAAATTCATAAAAAAGTTCGCTTACGTAACCTTAATAGCGTTTACTTTTTTTAGCTGTACTCAAAAAGAAGAAATAAAAGAAGCGTCTCCTCTAAATATTTGGTTTAATCAACCAACTAATAAATGGAATGAAGGGCTTCCTATTGGAAATGGAAACTTAGGAGCCATGATTTATGGTACACCTAAAAAAGAAATCATTTGTTTGAATGAAGAAACTATTTGGACAGGAGGAAAAGATTACAATAGAGATAAAAAAGATGCTGGTAAACATATTGCTGCCATACAAAAACTGCTGTTTGATGAGAAATATATGGAAGCAGAGGCAATGGTGCAAGATAAAATTCTAGCAGATCGTTTACCTACTGGTTCAGATACTTACCAAATGTTAGGGAATTTATTTATAGAGACTCCAAATTTAGACTCTATTAGCAATTATAAGCGAGCATTAGACATTAATAAATCGGTGGTTACTACCAATTTTAAAAGCAATGATGTTCAGTATACTAGAACCTATTTTTCTAGTTTCCCTGATAAAGCAATGGTCTATAAATTTACTGCAGATCAAAAAGGAAAAATAAATATCTCTTCTTGGGTAAAACGTAATGAACAAACTAAAATTTCTGTTTCAGAAAATAGCATTGAGTTTTCAGAACATGTAGGTAATGGTCATGGAGTAAAATTTCATGCCCTAGTTCATTTTGAAACAAAAGGAGGAACATCAACAGTAAAAGATGGAAAATTAGTAATTACCGATGCAGATGAGGTGCAAATTAAAGTGGTTGCTTCTAGTAATTATCGTGGATTAGATTTTGAACAAGAAAATCATAAAGTAATTAATAAAATTGCAAAAACGTCTTATAACGATTTGTTAGATAGACATGTTGCAGATTATCAATCGTTATTTAACAGACTTTCTTTTAAATTATCAGATAGTAAAGGAGATGATTCTCCTACAGATGTACGTTTGCAAAAAGTAAAAAAAGGAGTTACAGATAATTATTTAACGCAATTGCAATATCAATTTGGGCGTTATTTATTAATTAGTAGTTCTAGACCAGGTACTTTACCTGCAAATTTACAGGGTATTTGGGCAACCGGATTTACACCACCTTGGAACTCTGATTATCACATTAACATCAATGTTCAAATGAATTATTGGATGGCAGAAATGACAAACCTTGCAGAATGTCATGAACCATTTTTAGAATATATTGATGGTTTACGCGAAATGGGACGTATTACTGCTAAAAAAACATATAATTCTAGAGGTTTTGTAGCGCATCATACTAGTAATATTTGGCACGCAACTGCTGCTAATGGAAAGGCTAGATATGGTATGTGGCCAATGGGTGCAGGTTGGAGTGCGCAACATTTATTTACACATTATGAATATACAGAGGATAAAGAATATTTGAAGAATAAGGCATATCCAATTATGAAGGAAGCTGCTTTGTTTTTTGTTGATTTTATGGTGAAAGATCCTAGAACAGGACTTTTCGTTACGGGTCCATCTGTTTCTCCAGAAAACAACTTTTTAACCAAAGATGGTAAAAAAGCTACTTTGAATATGGGACCAACTATGGATCGTGAAATTGTTTTTGAATTGTTTAGAAACTGTATTGCTGCTGCAGAAATTTTAAATATTGATCAAGATTTCAGTGCTATTTTAAAACAGAAAATAAAGCAAATGCCTCCGCTTGAAATTGGTAAAGATGGTAGATTGTTAGAATGGGTTGGAGAGCTTAAAGAGGCTGAACCTGGGCATCGACATATTTCCCATTTATATGCTTTGCATCCATCAAATCAAATTTCAAAATCTAAAACACCAGAATTATTTGAAGCTGCTAAAAAAACAATTGAGGGAAGGTTGTCTAAAGGTGGTGGACATACAGGTTGGAGTAGAGCTTGGATTATTAATTTTTATGCACGTTTGTTAGAAGGAAACAAAGCTTATGAAAATATTATAGCGTTGCAAAGAAAGTCTACTTTACCAAACCTTTTAGATGTACACCCTCCTTTTCAGATTGATGGAAATTTTGGAGTTGTTTCTGGTATTACAGAAATGTTGATGCAAAGTCATAACGGAGAAGTTCATGTATTGCCAGCGTTACCTGAAGCTTGGGCATCTGGAAGTATAAAAGGAATTGTAGCTAAAAAAGGTTTTGAGATTGATATGACTTGGGAGTTAGGAAAATTGAAAACGTTAGTAGTTACTTCTAAATTAGGAAACACTTTAAAACTTCGTTACAATGATGACGTAAAAGAAATAGCAACTAAAAAAGGAGAAGTGCTAACATTTAATTATTAA
- a CDS encoding glycoside hydrolase family protein produces MKKIIVSTILLSIFIVSCQSQKNNRKEVIKQVASPTAMSDQWKFVGEAINEPGYDVWGSSPIRDEQGNVHLFSARWSSDTPFKTAWRYQSEIAHYVAKSPEGPFKFVEVVAKGKGNDTWNATGFHNPSIKKIDNKYVLVFIANDGAKKHGPSQRIGMLTSNSIHGPWNAVPNENTPLLSPPSDTAIWCANSGLGVNNPSLIKHPNGKYLLYFKAKAGTKGKVSMGVAISSKLEGPYVIQPDPITTNEVRIEDGNAFLWRNKICLMTTDNHGILEKGGGLLWVSEDGLQFNAEPLSGFHNYQDFYLKGNFPKEANVRYGGKKVKLERPQLLMDANNEPEYLYCPSGVALDGSDGTNNYVLKYQKKK; encoded by the coding sequence ATGAAAAAAATAATAGTAAGCACCATTCTGCTTTCAATATTTATTGTTTCTTGTCAATCACAAAAAAATAATAGAAAAGAAGTAATAAAACAAGTAGCTTCTCCAACTGCCATGTCCGATCAATGGAAGTTTGTTGGTGAAGCAATTAACGAACCTGGTTATGACGTTTGGGGAAGCTCTCCTATTAGAGATGAACAAGGAAATGTACACCTTTTTAGTGCTAGATGGTCATCCGACACCCCTTTTAAAACAGCGTGGAGATATCAAAGTGAAATTGCTCATTATGTTGCTAAAAGTCCTGAAGGGCCTTTTAAATTTGTAGAAGTTGTAGCAAAAGGAAAAGGTAATGATACATGGAATGCTACTGGTTTTCACAATCCAAGTATTAAAAAAATAGATAATAAATACGTTTTAGTTTTTATAGCTAATGATGGTGCAAAAAAACATGGACCAAGTCAGCGAATTGGAATGCTAACAAGTAATAGTATTCATGGACCATGGAATGCAGTTCCTAATGAGAACACACCTTTACTTAGCCCTCCTAGCGATACTGCTATTTGGTGTGCAAACAGTGGACTTGGTGTTAACAACCCTAGTTTGATAAAACATCCTAATGGAAAATACCTTTTGTATTTTAAAGCGAAAGCTGGTACTAAAGGCAAAGTGAGTATGGGAGTTGCTATTTCTAGCAAGTTAGAAGGACCGTATGTTATCCAACCAGACCCAATTACTACCAATGAAGTCAGAATAGAAGATGGGAATGCTTTTTTATGGAGAAATAAAATATGCTTAATGACTACAGACAATCATGGAATATTAGAAAAAGGTGGTGGTTTACTTTGGGTATCAGAAGATGGACTTCAATTTAACGCCGAACCTTTATCAGGTTTTCATAATTATCAAGATTTTTATTTGAAAGGCAATTTTCCAAAAGAAGCGAATGTACGTTACGGAGGTAAAAAGGTGAAGTTAGAAAGACCTCAGTTATTAATGGATGCAAATAATGAACCTGAATATCTTTATTGCCCTAGTGGAGTGGCTTTAGATGGTAGTGATGGTACAAATAATTATGTGTTAAAATATCAGAAGAAAAAATAA
- a CDS encoding Sip1-related alpha-galactosidase gives MFQNFNVFNQTYSYVIRSSVDYKIDLDRIDLTIVQNFTNALWLGYVHWLDQDMFHTSFKETARLMAVSRAISGAPIYLSDETKNIDDTYLTPLMYKDGEIIGTLAPGVPLPESLQQDPYVGKKAFKVIAPIKNESAVIMVVNLK, from the coding sequence ATGTTTCAGAATTTTAATGTTTTTAATCAAACCTATAGTTACGTCATAAGGTCTAGTGTAGATTATAAAATAGATTTAGACCGTATCGATTTAACGATTGTTCAAAACTTTACCAATGCCCTTTGGTTAGGATATGTACATTGGTTAGACCAAGATATGTTTCACACCAGTTTTAAAGAAACAGCGCGTTTAATGGCCGTTTCTAGAGCTATTTCTGGTGCTCCTATTTATTTGTCTGACGAGACTAAAAACATTGATGATACGTATTTAACTCCGTTAATGTATAAAGATGGAGAGATTATTGGTACGCTAGCTCCTGGGGTTCCTTTGCCAGAAAGTTTACAACAAGATCCTTATGTAGGTAAAAAAGCCTTTAAGGTAATTGCTCCGATTAAAAATGAATCAGCAGTTATTATGGTGGTTAATTTAAAATAG
- a CDS encoding T9SS type A sorting domain-containing protein, with protein MDFSVIINDENSLSTNGELKLLNEIYTYPNPNEENINIYLNNLENVSVKLVSVNGQTIYTENNISSLIHTIKLNDISSRIYFLKVNYKGTRKQYKIIRK; from the coding sequence ATGGATTTTTCTGTTATAATTAATGATGAAAATAGTTTATCTACTAACGGTGAGCTAAAATTATTGAATGAAATCTATACGTATCCCAACCCTAATGAAGAAAATATAAACATATATTTAAATAACTTAGAAAATGTTTCTGTTAAACTAGTAAGTGTTAATGGTCAAACTATTTATACCGAAAATAATATCAGTTCTTTAATTCATACAATTAAGTTAAATGATATTTCATCTCGTATTTATTTTCTCAAAGTAAATTACAAAGGAACAAGAAAACAATATAAAATAATACGAAAATAA
- a CDS encoding leucine-rich repeat protein — protein sequence MKKTLLLFVTLLSVTLTKAQTVGDAFTVNEINYEVTAVDPTNEVQIVGNSVTTDALTIPATVENSGTTYNVTFIKNKSFSNVAITSLVVEGDTEIDWQVFNACPNLVSADLSNITSGVGLNSFVNCPELTSVDLHNATFVGKTAFNKCPKLETIDLSNTVDIGIQAFRDAKALTSVDLPAATVVGGLAFWGCSNLTDINMPVMDSIAPGAFNATGFKTLTLPATVTKLPGANTFRNIPALEELIVEFETPFVLDTDAFLDAEKTIPDPDSHMFSTQAGYDTAPTLIVPFGTKDAFAAENGWDIFNIVEADEILSLDSQAKISLNAYPNPVVDKLYFSTNDVFSAEIYNILGAKVSSQKVIDGVDLSQLNKGIYFVKAKNNEGLDFKTIKVIKQ from the coding sequence ATGAAAAAAACATTACTATTATTTGTTACATTGTTATCTGTAACATTAACGAAGGCACAAACTGTAGGTGATGCATTTACAGTAAATGAAATCAATTATGAAGTAACCGCTGTTGACCCTACAAACGAGGTACAAATTGTAGGAAATAGTGTTACTACAGATGCATTAACGATACCAGCTACTGTAGAGAATTCAGGAACTACTTATAACGTTACTTTTATAAAAAATAAATCATTTTCTAATGTAGCAATTACATCTTTAGTTGTTGAAGGTGATACTGAAATTGATTGGCAAGTGTTTAACGCTTGTCCTAACCTTGTAAGCGCAGATCTTTCTAATATTACTTCAGGTGTTGGTTTAAACTCTTTTGTAAACTGTCCTGAATTAACATCAGTAGATCTTCATAATGCAACATTTGTTGGTAAAACAGCATTTAACAAATGTCCTAAATTAGAGACAATAGACCTTAGTAATACAGTTGATATTGGAATACAAGCATTTAGAGATGCAAAAGCACTTACATCTGTAGATTTACCTGCTGCAACTGTAGTTGGTGGATTGGCATTCTGGGGTTGCTCAAATCTTACTGATATAAATATGCCTGTGATGGATTCAATTGCTCCAGGTGCATTTAATGCTACAGGATTTAAAACTTTAACGCTTCCTGCTACTGTAACGAAACTTCCAGGTGCTAATACATTCAGAAACATTCCGGCTTTAGAAGAATTAATTGTAGAATTTGAGACTCCTTTTGTTCTTGATACTGACGCATTCTTAGACGCAGAGAAAACAATACCGGATCCTGATAGTCATATGTTTTCTACTCAAGCCGGATATGACACAGCTCCTACATTGATTGTTCCTTTTGGTACCAAGGATGCTTTTGCCGCAGAAAACGGATGGGATATATTTAATATCGTTGAAGCAGATGAAATATTAAGCTTAGATTCTCAAGCTAAAATATCTTTAAATGCATATCCAAATCCTGTTGTAGATAAATTATACTTTTCTACAAATGATGTTTTTTCTGCAGAAATTTATAATATTTTAGGCGCTAAAGTAAGTTCTCAAAAAGTTATAGATGGAGTAGATTTATCTCAACTTAATAAAGGTATTTATTTTGTAAAAGCTAAAAATAATGAAGGTTTAGATTTCAAAACAATTAAAGTTATCAAACAATAA
- a CDS encoding sulfatase-like hydrolase/transferase, whose translation MDTLFILLLCGFLVSCNTNNAVQKEQKPNVIVILIDDAGYADFGFMGSKDLETPNIDRLAKSGVIFTDAHVSATVCAPSRAGLITGKYQQRFGFEANDTGDKNSGDIGLSDDVVTIADVFKKNGYKTMALGKWHLGKEESDLPNNRGFDEFYGFETGSRSYFQYENPSKAKMLQHNGKRVKFDGYLTDVLGNQSVKYIKENKDNPFFMYLAYNAVHTPMEAKKEDLEKYKNHPRQYLAAMTWSLDENVGKLQNKLEELGIADNTIIYFLSDNGGAANNTSSGGPLKGWKGNKFEGGHRVPFVVSWPAQIKGGQTFNGLSSSLDIFTTSMAAANIKKDTDLILDGANLLPFLKGEKKGDPHAQLFWRKLEEAGARVGDYKMVRLQDYGATLYNVEEDLGEMKDLQNTNKNQFNELNTALKNWESQMMEPLWGEPRNWMDVTYHIHQRLMENKEVLYSDPAKMKQVLNKEKKQ comes from the coding sequence ATGGATACCTTGTTTATACTATTATTGTGCGGATTTTTAGTGTCTTGCAATACAAATAATGCAGTGCAAAAAGAGCAAAAACCAAATGTAATTGTCATTTTAATTGATGATGCTGGTTATGCAGATTTTGGTTTTATGGGAAGTAAAGATCTAGAAACACCTAATATAGACAGGTTAGCAAAAAGTGGTGTTATTTTTACGGATGCACATGTAAGCGCAACAGTTTGTGCACCTAGTAGAGCGGGTTTAATTACTGGAAAATACCAACAACGTTTTGGTTTTGAGGCAAATGATACAGGTGATAAAAACTCTGGTGATATTGGGCTTTCTGATGATGTTGTAACTATTGCAGATGTTTTTAAGAAAAATGGTTACAAAACAATGGCATTGGGTAAATGGCATTTAGGAAAAGAGGAATCTGATTTACCTAACAATCGAGGTTTTGATGAATTTTATGGTTTTGAAACCGGAAGTAGGTCTTATTTTCAATATGAAAATCCGAGTAAAGCAAAAATGTTACAACATAACGGAAAACGTGTAAAATTTGATGGGTATTTAACGGACGTTTTGGGTAATCAATCTGTAAAATACATAAAAGAAAATAAAGACAATCCTTTTTTTATGTACTTAGCTTACAATGCGGTTCATACGCCAATGGAAGCTAAAAAGGAAGATTTAGAGAAATATAAAAACCATCCTAGACAGTATTTAGCAGCCATGACTTGGTCTTTAGATGAGAACGTTGGAAAACTTCAAAATAAATTAGAAGAGTTAGGTATTGCAGATAACACAATTATTTATTTTTTAAGTGATAATGGTGGAGCAGCAAATAATACTTCTTCTGGTGGACCATTAAAGGGATGGAAAGGAAATAAATTTGAAGGCGGACATAGAGTTCCGTTTGTGGTAAGTTGGCCAGCTCAGATAAAAGGAGGTCAAACTTTTAATGGTTTGTCTTCTTCTTTAGATATTTTTACAACTTCTATGGCGGCAGCGAATATTAAAAAGGATACAGATTTAATTTTAGATGGAGCAAACCTTTTGCCATTTTTAAAAGGGGAGAAGAAGGGAGATCCGCATGCTCAATTATTTTGGAGAAAACTAGAAGAAGCCGGAGCAAGAGTAGGAGATTACAAAATGGTTCGTTTGCAAGATTACGGAGCAACTTTATATAATGTTGAAGAGGATTTAGGTGAAATGAAAGACCTTCAAAATACTAATAAAAATCAGTTTAATGAATTAAACACAGCTTTAAAAAACTGGGAATCTCAAATGATGGAACCACTTTGGGGAGAACCTAGAAATTGGATGGATGTTACCTATCATATTCATCAAAGATTAATGGAAAATAAAGAGGTTTTGTATTCAGATCCTGCTAAAATGAAACAAGTTTTAAATAAAGAAAAAAAACAATAA
- a CDS encoding sulfatase, with amino-acid sequence MKYLYVLLLLLGGLLSCNAQNLEKPESKPNIIYINVDDLGWMDTETYGSTFYETPNINKLAESGLKFTNGYASAANCAPSRACLISGQNTPRHGIYTVSNSDRGNEKTRKIIPIKNTEILADNNITIAEMLKQEGYITGTFGKWHLGDDPKTQGFDVNVGGAKHGNPGKDGFFSPYNIKNIVDNKKGENLTDRLTQEAISFIKEHKEKPFFLYLPYYAVHTPLSTTNALEEKYKEKGGNPFQNKAVYAGMIETVDRNIGLILDEIKTLNLKNTLIVFTSDNGGIRAISHQDPLRAGKGSYYEGGIRVPYIISWDGVVKPNTVSKTPITNLDFYPTFMDILNVENLNKIVDGTSILPILKGKTIKDRSLFFHFPIYLQAYNFKIDDGRDPFFRTRPGSVIIDGDWKLHQYFEDNALELYNLKIDLGERNNLVDVNPEKVAALLKKLTTWRSEINAPIPTELNPKYEANFVPNKFKKK; translated from the coding sequence ATGAAGTATTTATATGTATTATTATTATTATTAGGGGGACTATTGTCTTGCAATGCTCAAAATTTGGAGAAACCAGAAAGTAAACCAAACATCATTTATATTAATGTAGATGATTTAGGTTGGATGGATACCGAAACTTATGGAAGTACTTTTTATGAAACACCTAACATTAATAAACTTGCAGAAAGTGGATTGAAATTTACAAATGGGTATGCTTCCGCAGCAAATTGTGCACCTAGTAGAGCGTGTTTAATTAGTGGGCAAAATACGCCTAGACACGGTATTTATACCGTTAGTAATTCTGATAGAGGAAATGAAAAAACTAGAAAAATAATTCCTATTAAAAACACAGAAATTTTAGCAGACAATAATATTACTATTGCAGAAATGCTTAAACAAGAAGGTTATATAACAGGTACTTTTGGTAAATGGCATTTAGGAGACGACCCTAAAACACAAGGTTTTGATGTAAATGTTGGGGGCGCTAAGCATGGTAATCCGGGTAAAGATGGTTTTTTTAGTCCGTATAACATAAAAAATATTGTTGATAATAAAAAAGGAGAAAACCTAACAGATAGATTAACGCAAGAAGCCATTTCATTTATAAAAGAGCATAAAGAAAAGCCGTTTTTTCTGTATTTGCCATATTATGCGGTTCATACACCTTTATCAACAACAAATGCTTTAGAAGAAAAATACAAAGAAAAAGGAGGAAATCCATTTCAAAATAAGGCGGTTTATGCAGGTATGATTGAAACGGTTGATAGAAATATCGGTTTAATTTTAGATGAAATTAAAACTTTAAATTTAAAAAATACCTTAATTGTTTTTACTTCGGATAATGGCGGAATAAGAGCTATTTCTCATCAAGATCCTTTAAGAGCAGGAAAAGGTTCTTATTATGAGGGAGGAATTAGAGTGCCATATATTATTTCTTGGGATGGAGTTGTAAAACCAAATACAGTTTCTAAGACTCCTATTACCAATCTAGATTTTTATCCAACTTTTATGGATATTTTAAATGTAGAAAACCTAAATAAAATAGTAGATGGAACTTCTATTTTACCAATTTTAAAAGGGAAAACAATAAAAGATAGAAGTTTGTTTTTTCACTTTCCTATTTATTTACAAGCATATAATTTTAAAATAGATGATGGTAGAGATCCGTTTTTTAGAACAAGACCCGGTTCTGTAATTATCGATGGTGATTGGAAACTGCACCAATATTTTGAAGACAATGCACTCGAATTATATAATTTAAAGATAGATTTAGGCGAAAGAAACAACCTTGTAGACGTTAATCCTGAGAAAGTAGCAGCGTTATTAAAAAAATTAACTACTTGGAGATCTGAGATTAATGCACCAATTCCTACGGAGTTAAATCCGAAGTATGAGGCTAATTTTGTTCCGAATAAATTTAAGAAAAAATGA
- a CDS encoding glycoside hydrolase — translation MIVLFLFLSGLLFSQSKVDQVNIEIHPNVAYQTIHNFGASDAWSAQFVGKWSLDKKEAIADLLFSTEKNADGTFKGIGLSTWRFNIGAGSAEQGVESSIKDEWRRAEGFLNNDGSYNWNRQFGQQWFLKAAKGKGVSSFIGFVNSPPVQFTKNNKAFSADGLSSNLKTSNYVKYALFLKDVVTHFKDSLDLHFNYISPFNEPQWDWKNGKQEGSPWNNDELSSATKTIDSVFKSYNLDTKLEVSEAGQIDYLTSIKKVKEHRSNQVEVFFNSMSDLYLGNLETVSQKFAGHSYFTTWDISKLKTKREEIKKKLIKYPNLEYWMTEYCILENNEEIRGKGKDLGMKTALYVARLIHADLTIANASAWHWWLAMTPYNYKDGLIYHDKNTEEGTFESSKLLWGLGNFSRFIRPLAKQIKVDYNGKNSLENLEKGVLVSAYKNRDNSIIIVAVNQKETAVQLNFKSTIKQVYVTDKDSDLKLIQHNADKKDIVIAAKSITTFVL, via the coding sequence GTGATAGTTCTATTTTTGTTTTTAAGTGGATTATTGTTTTCTCAAAGTAAAGTAGATCAAGTTAATATAGAGATTCATCCAAATGTAGCATACCAAACCATACATAATTTTGGAGCGTCAGATGCATGGTCTGCTCAATTTGTTGGTAAATGGTCTTTGGATAAAAAAGAAGCAATAGCCGATTTATTATTTAGTACTGAAAAGAATGCTGATGGAACTTTTAAAGGAATTGGTCTTTCTACCTGGCGATTTAATATTGGCGCAGGAAGTGCAGAGCAAGGAGTAGAAAGTAGTATTAAGGACGAATGGAGAAGAGCAGAAGGTTTTTTAAATAATGATGGTTCTTATAATTGGAACAGACAATTCGGCCAGCAATGGTTTTTAAAAGCAGCAAAAGGAAAAGGTGTTTCTTCTTTTATCGGTTTTGTAAATAGTCCGCCTGTACAGTTTACAAAAAATAATAAAGCATTTTCTGCAGACGGATTGTCATCAAACCTAAAAACAAGTAATTATGTAAAATATGCGTTGTTTTTAAAAGATGTGGTTACGCACTTTAAAGATAGTTTAGATCTTCATTTTAATTATATCAGTCCGTTTAATGAACCTCAATGGGATTGGAAAAATGGAAAACAAGAAGGTTCTCCTTGGAATAATGATGAACTTTCAAGTGCAACCAAAACAATAGATTCTGTTTTTAAAAGCTATAATTTAGATACAAAATTAGAAGTATCAGAAGCTGGACAAATAGATTATTTGACTTCAATAAAAAAAGTAAAAGAGCATAGAAGTAACCAGGTTGAAGTCTTTTTTAACTCTATGAGTGATTTGTATCTTGGAAATTTAGAAACGGTTTCGCAAAAATTTGCAGGACATAGTTATTTTACCACTTGGGATATTTCTAAATTAAAAACAAAAAGAGAAGAAATTAAAAAGAAATTAATAAAGTATCCAAATTTAGAGTATTGGATGACAGAATATTGTATTCTAGAGAACAATGAAGAAATTAGAGGGAAAGGGAAAGATTTAGGCATGAAAACAGCTTTGTATGTTGCTAGATTAATACATGCAGATCTTACTATCGCTAATGCAAGTGCATGGCATTGGTGGTTGGCAATGACACCTTATAATTATAAAGACGGACTTATTTATCATGATAAAAATACGGAAGAAGGTACTTTTGAAAGCTCAAAATTATTATGGGGTTTAGGTAATTTTTCGAGATTTATAAGACCTCTGGCAAAACAAATTAAGGTAGATTATAACGGTAAAAATTCTCTTGAAAATTTAGAAAAAGGAGTTTTAGTTTCAGCGTATAAGAATAGAGATAATTCTATCATTATTGTGGCGGTTAATCAAAAAGAAACAGCAGTACAACTAAATTTTAAAAGTACTATAAAGCAAGTTTATGTTACAGATAAAGACTCAGATTTAAAATTAATACAACATAATGCGGATAAAAAAGATATTGTAATCGCAGCTAAATCGATTACTACTTTCGTTTTATAA